In the Euphorbia lathyris chromosome 5, ddEupLath1.1, whole genome shotgun sequence genome, one interval contains:
- the LOC136230595 gene encoding serine carboxypeptidase-like 20 yields MAKTRTNPILCSIFYILSSFVLPTLSAPQTALITQIPGFAATFPSKHYSGYVTIDERNGKKLFYYFVESEGNPSQDPVVLWLNGGPGCSSFDGFVYEHGPFSFEAANASGSLPKLHLNPHSWSKVSNVLYLDSPAGVGLSYSKNITDYTTGDVKTALDSHEFLLKWFELYPEFLSNPFFISGESYAGVYVPTLAYEVMKGIDAGTKPIINLKGYLVGNGVTDEEFDGNALVPFAHGMGLISDDLYEEVNTACQGNFYESLNDMCESQLAKVDKDIEGLNIYDILEPCYHGTDTRETKDKKIRLPSSFHQLGETDRPFPVRKRMFGRAWPLRAPVREGIVPTWPQLLNGESVPCTDDEVATSWLNNAAVRKAIHADEVSAAGTWELCTDRILFRHDAGSMIKYHKNLTTKGYRALIFSGDHDMCVPYTGSEAWTKSMGYKIIDEWRPWISRGQVAGYTQGYDNNLTFLTIKGAGHTVPEYKPQEALDFYSRFLAGKSI; encoded by the exons ATGGCTAAGACAAGGACAAATCCAATTCTCTGtagtattttttacattttgtcgAGCTTTGTGTTGCCCACTCTTTCTGCTCCTCAAACTGCGCTTATTACTCAAATTCCTGGTTTCGCTGCCACTTTTCCTTCCAAACACTATTCTGG GTATGTAACAATTGATGAAAGGAATGGGAAGAAATTGTTTTACTATTTTGTTGAATCTGAAGGGAATCCATCTCAGGATCCTGTTGTTCTTTGGCTCAATGGTGGACCTGGTTGCTCTAGCTTTGATGGATTTGTATATGAACATG GTCCTTTCAGTTTTGAAGCAGCAAATGCATCAGGATCTCTGCCCAAACTACATCTTAATCCACACAGCTGGTCCAAG GTTTCCAACGTTTTATATTTGGATTCCCCTGCTGGTGTTGGGCTCTCTTATTCTAAGAATATAACAGATTATACAACTGGTGATGTAAAGACTGCCCTGGATTCACATGAATTTCTCCTCAAG TGGTTTGAGCTATATCCGGAGTTCCTTTCCAATCCCTTTTTCATTTCCGGGGAGTCATATGCTGGAGTTTATGTGCCTACTCTTGCTTATGAAGTAATGAAAG GCATTGATGCTGGTACAAAGCCCATCATCAATTTAAAG GGATATCTAGTCGGAAATGGCGTTACTGATGAGGAGTTTGACGGAAATGCTCTTGTTCCATTTGCTCATGGTATGGGCCTGATTTCAGATGACCTATATGAG GAAGTTAATACAGCATGTCAGGGGAATTTTTATGAATCACTTAATGACATGTGTGAAAGCCAGCTTGCCAAGGTTGATAAG GATATTGAAGGTTTAAACATATATGACATTCTAGAACCATGCTATCACGGCACGGATACAAGGGAGACTAAAGACAAGAAAATCAGATTACCTTCTAGCTTTCATCAATTAGGTGAGACAGACAGGCCTTTTCCTGTGAGAAAAAGAATGTTCGGTCGTGCCTGGCCTCTTCGAGCTCCTGTAAGAGAGGGCATTGTTCCAACTTGGCCGCAGCTACTCAATGGCGAAAGTGTTCCATGCACA GATGATGAAGTTGCTACTTCATGGCTGAACAATGCAGCAGTTAGAAAAGCTATACATGCTGATGAG GTAAGTGCCGCTGGTACTTGGGAATTGTGTACAGATAGAATCTTATTCAGACATGATGCTGGGAGCATGATCAAATACCACAAGAATCTCACTACGAAGGGGTATCGTGCGCTCATTTTCAG TGGCGATCACGACATGTGCGTTCCATACACGGGAAGTGAAGCATGGACGAAATCGATGGGATATAAAATAATAGACGAATGGAGGCCTTGGATTTCTAGAGGACAAGTTGCTGG GTATACACAAGGGTATGACAACAACCTCACCTTCTTAACCATAAAG GGGGCTGGACATACGGTGCCGGAATACAAACCACAAGAGGCGTTGGACTTTTATAGTCGTTTTCTTGCTGGGAAATCAATATAA
- the LOC136230692 gene encoding monocopper oxidase-like protein SKU5, producing the protein MPSHRFIIFYFLLSGCFAGDPYAFFDWTVSYLTAHPLGLKQQVIGINGIFPGPILNVTSNWNVAVNVKNELDEPLLITWNGVQHRKNSWQDGVLGTNCPIPAGWNWTYQFQVKDQIGSFFYFPSLNFQRAVGGYGGIIINNRDVIPLPFLVPDGDIILFISDWYTKGHKDLRKQIEKKGDNLGAPDGILINGFGPYKYDDALVRDGITYQIINVEPGKTYRLRVHNVGISTSLNFRIQNHALLLVETEGSYTVQQKYENMDIHVGQSYSFLVTMDQNATSDYYIVASPRYTNSSGWSKAVGVAILHYTNSQGPASGPLPSPPNEYDTYFSMNQARSIRWNVSASAARQNPQGSFKYGEITVTEVYVILNRPSELIDGKWRTTLNGISYLAPSTPLKLAQQYNISGVYKLDFPNKLMNRPAKVDTSLINGTFKGFMEIIFQNNDNTIQSYHMDGYAFFVVGMDFGVWTENSRGTYNKWDGVARSSVQVFPGAWTAILVSLDNAGIWNLRAENLNSWYLGQEVYIHVVNPEIDTSEVPLPDNTIYCGLLSSLQKDQSRRYRFSGAPPAPSVVRTVFVALVIVLYESFVR; encoded by the exons ATGCCCTCTCATCGCTTCATCATCTTCTACTTCCTCTTATCTGGGTGTTTTGCAGGTGACCCTTATGCCTTCTTTGATTGGACTGTTTCTTATCTCACTGCTCATCCCCTTGGGCTTAAACAACAG GTGATTGGTATTAATGGGATTTTCCCTGGACCAATTCTTAATGTTACTTCAAATTGGAATGTTGCTGTAAATGTCAAGAATGAACTCGACGAGCCGCTTCTCATTACATG GAATGGCGTACAACATAGGAAGAATTCGTGGCAAGATGGTGTCTTAGGGACTAATTGTCCAATCCCTGCCGGATGGAATTGGACATATCAGTTTCAAGTCAAAGATCAGATAGGAAGTTTCTTCTACTTCCCTTCCCTGAACTTCCAAAGAGCAGTAGGTGGATATGGAGGCATCATTATAAACAATAGAGATGTCATTCCACTACCATTTTTAGTGCCTGATGGAGATATCATACTTTTTATTAGTGACTGGTATACAAAGGGTCATAAG GATCTGAGGAAACAGATTGAAAAAAAGGGAGATAACCTTGGAGCTCCTGATGGTATCCTCATCAATGGTTTTGGTCCTTATAAATATGACGATGCCCTAGTCCGAGATGGCATTACTTATCAGATAATAAATGTTGAACCTG GAAAGACATATCGCCTCCGAGTTCACAATGTTGGTATCTCAACCAGCTTGAATTTTAGAATACAGAATCACGCCTTGCTTCTTGTGGAGACTGAAGGATCATACACTGTTCAACAGAAATATGAGAACATGGATATTCATGTCGGTCAGTCATACTCATTCTTGGTTACAATGGATCAAAATGCTACCAGTGATTATTACATTGTTGCGAGCCCTCGATACACGAATTCATCTGGTTGGAGTAAGGCTGTTGGGGTTGCTATCTTGCACTATACAAATTCTCAAGGACCTGCTTCAGGTCCTCTTCCTAGTCCTCCTAATGAATACGATACGTATTTCTCAATGAATCAAGCAAGATCCATAAG ATGGAACGTATCAGCAAGTGCTGCTCGTCAAAATCCGCAGGGATCTTTCAAATATGGTGAGATTACTGTGACAGAGGTATATGTGATCCTTAATAGACCTTCAGAGCTTATAGATGGGAAGTGGCGGACAACGCTTAATGGCATTTCCTACTTAGCACCTTCTACACCCTTAAAGCTTGCTCAGCAGTACAATATTTCAGGAGTCTACAAGCTTGACTTCCCCAATAAACTAATGAACAGACCTGCAAAAGTTGATACATCTCTAATTAATGGCACTTTCAAAGGGTTTATGGAGATAATCTTCCAGAACAATGATAACACTATCCAGAGCTACCATATGGATGGCTATGCATTCTTTGTGGTGGG TATGGATTTTGGAGTCTGGACAGAGAATAGCAGAGGCACATACAACAAATGGGATGGTGTTGCTCGAAGCTCCGTACAG GTCTTTCCTGGGGCCTGGACTGCCATCTTAGTTTCTCTTGATAATGCGGGAATTTGGAATCTCCGTGCAGAGAATCTGAACTCATGGTATCTGGGTCAGGAAGTTTACATACATGTTGTGAACCCGGAGATCGATACGTCTGAGGTTCCTTTGCCTGATAATACCATATATTGTGGGCTATTATCATCGTTGCAGAA GGATCAGTCTCGGAGATACAGGTTTTCGGGTGCACCTCCGGCTCCAAGTGTGGTTAGAACAGTTTTTGTTGCATTAGTTATAGTCTTGTATGAAAGTTTTGTGAGGTAA